From Granulicella sp. WH15, the proteins below share one genomic window:
- the accC gene encoding acetyl-CoA carboxylase biotin carboxylase subunit: MFRKVLIANRGEIALRVISACKEMGIRTVAVYSEADRNSLHVRFADEAICIGPPRSSESYLNVPAVISAAEIADVDAIHPGYGLLSENANFAEVCRASNIKFIGPPPEVTRMMGEKSTARQTMKKAKVPILPGSDGIIEGKDEALAWAKSVGYPVILKAVAGGGGKGMRICRSAEELPALFDQASTEAVNSFGNGDLYMEKFIERPRHIEFQVLADEHGNVMSLGERECSIQRRHQKLIEEAPSLQVSPKLRAELGKTIERSLKDIGYWNAGTIEFLMDEDGKIYFIEMNTRIQVEHCVTEMVTGIDLVKAQLRIAAGEKLSDIITEPVTIRGHAIECRINAEHPEKFTPSAGKITAFNIPGGNGVRVDTAQYSEGVVPPYYDSMIAKLICHGKDREEAMNKMQRALSQFVVQGIHTTIPLHQKIFADEEFRSGSFDTKFMERFFERQK; the protein is encoded by the coding sequence ATGTTTCGTAAGGTATTGATTGCAAATCGGGGCGAGATCGCGCTACGGGTCATCAGCGCGTGCAAGGAGATGGGTATCCGGACGGTGGCCGTTTACAGCGAGGCCGACCGGAACTCGCTACACGTGCGCTTCGCCGATGAGGCCATCTGCATCGGGCCTCCGCGCTCGTCGGAGAGCTACCTGAACGTCCCCGCGGTCATCTCGGCTGCCGAGATCGCCGACGTCGATGCGATCCACCCCGGCTATGGCCTGCTGAGCGAGAACGCCAACTTCGCCGAGGTCTGCCGTGCGAGCAACATCAAGTTCATCGGACCGCCCCCCGAAGTAACCCGGATGATGGGCGAGAAGTCCACCGCGCGCCAGACCATGAAGAAGGCCAAGGTGCCGATTCTTCCCGGGTCGGACGGCATCATCGAGGGCAAGGACGAGGCGCTGGCATGGGCCAAGAGTGTCGGCTACCCGGTCATCCTGAAGGCGGTGGCGGGCGGCGGCGGCAAGGGAATGAGAATCTGCCGCAGCGCCGAGGAACTTCCGGCCCTCTTCGATCAGGCGTCGACCGAGGCGGTGAATTCGTTCGGCAACGGCGATCTGTACATGGAGAAGTTCATCGAGCGGCCTCGGCACATCGAGTTTCAGGTGCTGGCCGATGAACACGGCAACGTGATGAGCCTGGGCGAGCGAGAGTGCTCGATCCAGCGCCGCCACCAGAAGCTGATCGAGGAGGCCCCGTCGCTCCAGGTAAGCCCGAAGCTGCGCGCCGAACTGGGCAAGACGATCGAGCGGTCTCTCAAGGACATCGGCTACTGGAACGCCGGAACCATCGAGTTCCTGATGGACGAGGATGGCAAGATCTACTTCATCGAGATGAACACCCGTATCCAGGTCGAGCATTGTGTAACCGAGATGGTTACAGGAATCGACCTGGTGAAGGCGCAGCTCAGGATTGCCGCGGGTGAGAAGCTCAGCGATATTATCACCGAACCGGTTACAATTCGCGGGCACGCCATCGAGTGCCGCATCAACGCTGAGCACCCGGAGAAGTTCACGCCGAGCGCGGGCAAGATCACGGCGTTCAATATTCCCGGAGGAAACGGCGTCCGCGTGGACACGGCCCAGTACTCCGAGGGCGTGGTGCCGCCGTACTACGACTCGATGATCGCCAAGCTGATCTGCCACGGCAAGGACCGCGAGGAGGCCATGAACAAGATGCAGCGGGCGCTCAGCCAGTTCGTTGTGCAGGGAATTCACACGACGATTCCGCTGCACCAGAAGATCTTCGCCGATGAGGAGTTCCGCTCCGGTTCGTTCGATACGAAGTTCATGGAACGCTTCTTTGAACGCCAGAAATAG
- the thiE gene encoding thiamine phosphate synthase, translating into MVHGLYAIADYETLAARGVTLRGFAEEMREAGVTLLQYRDKAADDEVALFRAEEIGSVFEGSDATLIVNDRLDVMLLAGWDGVHVGQDDMAAADARIVAGDGRVIGVSTHTMEEVWEAEQGVADYVAIGPVFATGTKRDAAPVVGLDAVKRARDLTQKPLVAIGGITRANARSVIEAGADAVAVISGLVPPGERPGKAARDFLDLFR; encoded by the coding sequence ATGGTGCATGGGCTTTATGCGATTGCGGATTACGAAACGCTGGCTGCCCGCGGAGTAACCTTGCGCGGCTTCGCCGAGGAGATGCGCGAAGCCGGGGTTACCCTGTTGCAGTATCGCGACAAGGCCGCCGACGATGAGGTCGCACTCTTCCGCGCCGAGGAGATCGGCTCGGTCTTTGAGGGCAGCGATGCCACCCTCATCGTGAACGACCGCCTGGACGTGATGCTTCTCGCCGGTTGGGACGGCGTCCACGTCGGTCAGGACGACATGGCAGCGGCGGACGCCCGGATCGTCGCCGGAGATGGCCGCGTGATCGGTGTCTCGACGCACACGATGGAAGAGGTGTGGGAGGCCGAGCAGGGCGTGGCCGATTACGTCGCCATCGGCCCGGTCTTCGCCACCGGAACCAAGCGGGATGCGGCTCCCGTGGTGGGTCTCGACGCGGTAAAGCGCGCTCGCGACCTGACCCAGAAGCCTCTGGTAGCCATCGGCGGCATCACCCGGGCGAACGCGCGGAGCGTTATCGAGGCGGGTGCGGACGCGGTAGCGGTCATCTCGGGCCTGGTACCTCCGGGCGAGCGGCCAGGCAAGGCGGCGCGAGACTTTCTCGATCTTTTCCGGTAG
- a CDS encoding amino acid permease produces MGLFSATAIVMGSMIGSGIFIVSADMSRVLGSPALLIAAWLVTAAMTIIGALSYGELAAMMPKAGGQYVYLREALGPIWGFLYGWTLFLVIQTGTIAAVGVAFGKFLGVFFPSISKSNWIWHIGNGNIGLNTANLAAIAIITLLTVLNTLGVKLGAAVQNVFTSAKVLALMAVVLVGVLARNTAAIAANFGAGWHQFWASSGWHTSHAVTVGANGPTTMVGVLTVVAVVQVGSLFSSDAWNNVTFTAGEIRNPRRNLPLSLAIGTGVVLLLYVLCNFVYLSVLPLPAIQHAAEDRVATAVMEAAFAGYGAKLMAGAILISTFGCVNGMLLAGARVYYAMSQDGLFFKAVGRLSERSGVPVNSLWVQWAWTCLLCLSGSYGDLLDYVIFAVLIFYILTILGLFVLRRTRPEMARPYKAFGYPVLPALYIVMASWISVVLLRYKPQYTWPGLILVLLGVPVYLVWKSSGRASALRA; encoded by the coding sequence ATGGGTCTCTTCTCGGCCACGGCCATCGTGATGGGCTCGATGATCGGCTCGGGAATCTTTATCGTCTCGGCAGATATGTCGCGGGTGCTGGGCTCTCCGGCGCTGCTGATTGCGGCGTGGCTGGTCACGGCGGCCATGACGATCATCGGCGCGCTGAGCTACGGCGAGTTGGCGGCGATGATGCCCAAAGCCGGTGGCCAGTACGTCTACCTGCGCGAGGCGCTGGGGCCGATCTGGGGATTTCTCTACGGCTGGACGCTCTTCCTGGTGATCCAGACCGGGACCATCGCCGCAGTAGGAGTGGCATTCGGCAAGTTTCTCGGCGTCTTCTTCCCGTCCATCAGCAAGAGCAACTGGATCTGGCACATCGGCAACGGAAACATCGGCTTGAACACGGCAAACCTCGCCGCAATCGCGATCATCACGCTGCTGACAGTGCTGAACACGCTAGGTGTGAAGCTGGGCGCGGCGGTGCAGAACGTCTTCACCTCGGCCAAGGTGCTGGCACTGATGGCGGTGGTTCTGGTCGGAGTGCTGGCGCGGAACACGGCGGCCATCGCGGCGAACTTCGGCGCGGGCTGGCACCAGTTCTGGGCGAGTTCTGGCTGGCATACGAGCCACGCGGTAACGGTCGGGGCCAACGGGCCGACGACGATGGTGGGCGTGCTGACCGTGGTCGCGGTGGTACAGGTGGGTTCGCTGTTCTCGTCCGACGCGTGGAACAACGTAACCTTCACGGCGGGGGAGATTCGCAATCCCCGCCGAAATCTGCCGCTCTCGCTGGCCATCGGGACCGGCGTGGTGCTGCTGCTCTACGTACTCTGTAACTTCGTCTACCTGAGCGTTCTGCCGCTCCCCGCGATCCAGCACGCAGCCGAGGACCGTGTGGCGACGGCGGTGATGGAGGCGGCGTTTGCGGGCTACGGAGCCAAGCTGATGGCGGGCGCGATCCTCATCTCGACCTTCGGCTGCGTGAACGGGATGCTGCTCGCCGGGGCGCGGGTCTACTACGCGATGAGCCAGGACGGCCTCTTCTTCAAGGCCGTCGGTCGGCTCAGCGAGCGCTCCGGCGTGCCGGTCAACTCGCTCTGGGTGCAGTGGGCGTGGACCTGCCTGCTCTGCCTGAGCGGAAGCTATGGTGATCTGCTCGATTACGTCATCTTCGCAGTCCTGATCTTCTACATCCTGACGATTCTGGGGCTGTTTGTGCTTCGCCGGACGCGTCCCGAGATGGCTCGACCCTACAAGGCATTCGGCTATCCGGTGCTTCCCGCGCTTTATATCGTGATGGCGAGTTGGATTTCTGTTGTACTCTTGCGTTACAAACCTCAATACACGTGGCCGGGGCTGATCCTGGTGCTGCTGGGAGTGCCGGTGTACCTGGTGTGGAAGAGTTCTGGCCGTGCGTCTGCACTGCGGGCCTGA
- a CDS encoding amino acid permease, with the protein MANLLAIKPMSKLLNEAKNEGEASLKRSLGPLNLITLGIGAIIGAGIFVLTGQAAAKHAGPAVMVSFIFAGITCAFAGLCYAEFASLIPIAGSAYTYGYATLGEFVAWIIGWDLVLEYAFGAATVASGWSGYFVGLLQDFHIHIPPQLTTTPGTVLYQYHDRWMQLAALPTGVDPSSLPHAAGIFNLVAFLAIAVVTAVLVRGIEESANLNTVIVLVKLAVVGIFLFLGIGYILHNPAHAHANWTPFIPPSDGHGNFGFGGITAGAASIFFAYIGFDAVSTAAQEAKNPQRDMPIGILGSLVICTVLYILVSGVLTGLVNYRALNVADPVAVGIDVTGVRWGSILVKIGAVFGLGTVMLVMLLGQSRVFFSMSRDGLLWKWAGAIHPKFRTPWISNIVVGAIVAFMPAVLPIDRLSELVNMGTLLAFAIVCAGVWILRRRSPELPRPFKTPLVPLVPILGIVSALYLVWTLPTLTKEVVIGWLILGLLIYFTYSVKHSKVQAMERGEDLG; encoded by the coding sequence ATGGCGAATCTGCTGGCGATTAAGCCAATGTCAAAGCTGCTGAACGAGGCGAAGAACGAGGGGGAGGCGAGCCTGAAGCGTTCGCTTGGCCCCCTGAACCTGATCACCCTCGGAATCGGCGCAATTATTGGTGCGGGAATCTTTGTACTGACGGGGCAGGCTGCGGCCAAGCACGCCGGTCCTGCGGTAATGGTGAGCTTTATCTTCGCGGGCATCACCTGCGCCTTCGCCGGGCTTTGCTACGCGGAGTTCGCCTCGCTGATTCCCATCGCCGGTTCGGCCTACACCTACGGGTACGCGACGCTGGGCGAGTTCGTGGCCTGGATCATCGGCTGGGACCTGGTGCTGGAGTACGCCTTCGGCGCGGCCACCGTGGCCTCGGGTTGGAGCGGCTACTTCGTCGGCCTGTTGCAGGACTTCCACATCCACATTCCGCCGCAACTGACGACGACGCCGGGCACGGTGCTCTACCAGTACCACGACCGCTGGATGCAACTGGCCGCGCTACCCACAGGCGTAGACCCGTCGAGCCTGCCGCATGCTGCCGGAATCTTCAACCTGGTGGCTTTCCTGGCCATCGCCGTCGTGACGGCGGTGCTGGTGCGCGGCATCGAGGAGTCGGCCAACCTGAATACGGTGATCGTTCTTGTGAAGCTGGCGGTGGTCGGGATCTTCCTGTTCCTGGGCATCGGCTACATCTTGCACAACCCGGCCCACGCCCATGCGAACTGGACGCCCTTCATTCCGCCCTCTGACGGGCATGGCAACTTCGGCTTCGGCGGTATCACGGCGGGTGCGGCTTCCATCTTCTTCGCGTACATCGGCTTCGATGCGGTCTCGACCGCGGCTCAGGAGGCCAAGAATCCGCAGCGGGATATGCCCATCGGCATCCTCGGCTCGCTGGTCATCTGCACCGTCCTGTATATCCTGGTCTCGGGCGTTCTGACCGGCTTGGTGAACTACCGCGCGCTGAACGTGGCCGATCCGGTTGCGGTCGGAATCGACGTGACGGGCGTGCGTTGGGGCTCCATCCTGGTGAAGATCGGCGCAGTCTTCGGCCTGGGCACCGTGATGCTGGTGATGCTTCTGGGCCAGTCGCGGGTGTTCTTCTCCATGTCGCGCGACGGCCTGCTGTGGAAGTGGGCTGGGGCGATCCACCCGAAGTTCCGCACGCCGTGGATCTCGAACATCGTGGTGGGCGCGATTGTGGCGTTCATGCCTGCGGTTCTGCCGATCGACCGGCTGAGCGAGCTGGTGAACATGGGCACACTGCTGGCGTTTGCCATCGTCTGTGCCGGTGTCTGGATTCTGCGCCGCCGCAGCCCGGAGCTGCCTCGTCCGTTCAAGACGCCTCTGGTGCCTCTGGTGCCGATCCTGGGCATCGTCAGCGCGCTATACCTGGTGTGGACGCTGCCGACGCTGACGAAGGAAGTGGTGATCGGATGGCTGATTCTGGGGCTGCTGATCTACTTTACGTACAGCGTGAAGCACAGCAAGGTGCAGGCGATGGAGCGGGGCGAAGACCTCGGCTAG
- a CDS encoding DinB family protein, protein MFRRLLFAALLLGTYTLHAQSPAEAAANEGIWEGYDGEWRYASRLLVSIAEAIPADKYGWRPEPGVRSVSEVLMHIAQSNYYLLSVTGPKMPPELESNDVEKRIVSKPDVVSYLRRSLEAVKTARAQLKPGDLQRKVKIYGKTVNVDGMYLRIICHDNEHMGQLIAYARMNGIVPPWSAGVVLPK, encoded by the coding sequence ATGTTCCGGAGACTGCTCTTCGCCGCTCTTCTTCTAGGCACCTACACGCTACACGCCCAAAGCCCTGCGGAGGCGGCTGCCAACGAGGGAATCTGGGAAGGCTACGACGGGGAATGGCGGTACGCCTCACGCCTTCTGGTCTCGATCGCGGAGGCGATTCCGGCTGACAAGTATGGTTGGCGGCCGGAGCCGGGAGTGCGGTCGGTGAGCGAAGTGCTCATGCACATTGCCCAATCGAACTACTACCTCCTCAGCGTAACCGGGCCGAAGATGCCACCCGAACTTGAGTCGAACGATGTGGAGAAAAGGATCGTGTCCAAGCCGGACGTGGTGTCCTACCTGAGGCGGTCTCTTGAAGCGGTCAAGACGGCGCGAGCCCAACTTAAGCCTGGAGATCTACAGCGCAAAGTGAAGATATATGGCAAAACCGTGAACGTAGACGGGATGTACCTGCGGATCATCTGTCACGATAACGAGCACATGGGCCAGCTGATTGCTTACGCGCGCATGAACGGCATCGTGCCGCCTTGGTCAGCGGGTGTGGTGCTCCCCAAGTAG
- a CDS encoding ABC transporter ATP-binding protein — translation MAAEIEVDPDAVHNEEPHEGEVIVTSNLWKTYTMGEQKVNALRGVNLRIRHNEYVAIMGPSGSGKSTLMNLIGCLDSPTQGRYWLNGHDVSKLDDDQLARIRNKEIGFVFQTFNLLPRATSLRNVELPLIYNGTPAAEREARAKAILESVNLGTRMMHKPNELSGGQRQRVAIARALVNGPSIILADEPTGNLDSRTGDEIMALFDDLHAKGNTVVLVTHEPDIAEYAHRVITIRDGVVASDRISTRDRSHIEARLASAPPHADS, via the coding sequence ATGGCCGCCGAAATTGAAGTCGATCCAGACGCCGTTCACAACGAAGAGCCCCACGAAGGCGAGGTCATCGTCACCAGCAACCTGTGGAAGACGTACACCATGGGCGAGCAGAAGGTGAACGCGCTGCGCGGCGTCAATCTGCGGATCCGCCATAACGAGTATGTCGCCATCATGGGGCCGTCGGGATCGGGCAAATCGACGCTGATGAACCTGATCGGCTGCCTGGACTCGCCGACGCAGGGGCGCTACTGGCTCAACGGGCACGACGTCTCCAAGCTGGATGACGACCAGCTCGCCCGCATCCGCAACAAGGAGATCGGCTTCGTCTTCCAGACCTTCAACCTGCTGCCCCGCGCCACCAGCCTGCGCAATGTGGAGCTGCCGCTGATCTACAACGGCACGCCCGCCGCCGAGCGCGAGGCCAGGGCCAAGGCGATTCTCGAATCCGTCAACCTGGGCACGCGCATGATGCACAAACCAAACGAGCTATCGGGTGGGCAGAGGCAGCGTGTGGCTATCGCCAGAGCGCTGGTAAATGGCCCGTCCATCATCCTGGCCGATGAACCTACCGGGAATCTCGACTCGCGCACCGGAGATGAGATTATGGCGCTCTTCGACGATCTCCACGCCAAGGGGAACACCGTTGTGCTGGTTACGCATGAGCCGGATATCGCCGAGTATGCCCACCGCGTCATTACCATTCGCGATGGCGTCGTGGCCAGCGATAGGATCTCGACACGCGACCGCAGCCATATTGAGGCGCGGTTAGCCAGCGCGCCGCCGCATGCGGATTCCTAA
- a CDS encoding GWxTD domain-containing protein: protein MTIPYRSLLSAVTLSLVFVGASALRAQDAQPATTPDGVSKAAPITEKPDPTKRPLTDKERFAQQKAMRGELHGSYKTWVDQDVRWIITDEELQSFKHLSNDEERDQFIENFWLRRNPNPDSPENEYREEHYARIAYANEHFAAGKAGWRTDRGHIYISFGKPDSIDSHPSGGSYDRPMDEGGGNTSTYPFEIWHYRYLEGIGDNVDIEFVDTCMCGDYHMTIDRSEKDALKMVPGAGLTMAEEQGQTSKADRFQGGGLEQLGTGPGTSSNQSKQFDRLDRMAKLMAPPVIKFKDLEAFMVSSKILTGKPFLFDVRTDYVKVTNDTVLVPLTLQIHNSDVTYNTKDGVSMGVVNILGRVSNLNHRVLQTFEDTVSLQTPSELLPQDQKKVSVYWKALPLPPGLYKIDIVIKDVNNPDHIGTYQRSVNVPKFDDDRLGHSSLILADQMERVPSKDIGAGNFVIGNTRIRPRVPTGVAVPILFHRDQNLNFWMQVYNLGIGENKQNGATIEYQILDLATNKSVLDAQETTNKLNPNADQVTLEKSLPLASLQPGKYRVSIKVNDGVSKQQFAESAPFTVE from the coding sequence ATGACCATCCCGTATCGTTCGCTTCTCAGTGCAGTCACTCTGTCCCTTGTTTTTGTGGGAGCCAGCGCTCTCCGGGCACAGGATGCGCAGCCCGCGACGACGCCGGACGGAGTCAGCAAAGCCGCGCCGATCACGGAGAAGCCGGACCCCACCAAGCGTCCGCTGACCGACAAGGAGCGCTTCGCCCAGCAGAAGGCGATGCGCGGCGAGTTGCACGGCTCCTACAAGACCTGGGTCGACCAGGACGTGCGCTGGATCATCACCGACGAGGAGCTGCAATCGTTCAAGCACCTGTCGAACGACGAGGAGCGCGACCAGTTCATCGAGAACTTCTGGCTGCGCCGCAACCCCAATCCCGATTCTCCTGAGAACGAGTACCGCGAAGAGCACTACGCCCGCATCGCCTACGCCAACGAGCACTTCGCCGCGGGTAAGGCGGGCTGGCGCACTGATCGCGGCCACATCTACATCTCGTTCGGCAAGCCGGACAGCATCGACTCGCACCCCAGCGGCGGCAGCTACGACCGCCCCATGGACGAGGGCGGCGGTAATACCTCCACCTACCCGTTCGAGATCTGGCACTACCGTTACCTCGAAGGCATCGGCGACAACGTCGACATCGAGTTCGTCGATACCTGCATGTGCGGCGACTATCACATGACCATCGACCGCTCGGAGAAGGACGCGCTGAAGATGGTTCCGGGTGCCGGTCTGACGATGGCCGAGGAGCAGGGACAGACCTCGAAGGCGGACCGCTTCCAGGGTGGCGGCCTCGAGCAGTTGGGAACCGGGCCGGGCACCTCGTCGAACCAGTCCAAGCAGTTCGACCGTCTGGACCGCATGGCCAAGCTGATGGCTCCCCCTGTTATCAAGTTCAAGGATCTTGAGGCCTTCATGGTCTCGTCGAAGATCCTCACGGGCAAGCCCTTCCTCTTCGACGTGCGCACGGACTATGTGAAGGTGACCAACGACACCGTGCTGGTGCCGCTGACGCTCCAGATTCACAACTCGGACGTGACCTACAACACCAAGGACGGCGTCTCGATGGGGGTGGTCAACATCCTCGGCCGCGTGTCGAACCTGAACCACCGTGTGTTGCAGACGTTTGAGGATACGGTCTCGCTACAGACGCCGAGCGAGCTGTTGCCGCAGGATCAGAAGAAGGTCTCGGTCTACTGGAAGGCGCTGCCGCTGCCGCCGGGCCTCTACAAGATCGACATCGTCATCAAGGACGTGAACAATCCGGATCACATCGGAACCTATCAGCGCAGCGTCAATGTGCCGAAGTTTGATGACGATCGGCTGGGCCACTCGTCTCTCATATTGGCGGACCAGATGGAGCGGGTTCCGTCGAAGGATATCGGGGCGGGCAACTTCGTCATCGGCAATACGCGGATTCGTCCTCGGGTTCCGACCGGCGTCGCGGTGCCCATCCTCTTCCATCGCGATCAGAACCTGAACTTCTGGATGCAGGTGTACAACCTGGGAATCGGCGAGAACAAGCAGAACGGGGCGACGATCGAGTACCAGATCCTCGACCTGGCGACGAACAAGTCGGTGCTCGACGCTCAGGAGACGACGAACAAGCTGAACCCGAATGCGGACCAGGTAACGCTCGAGAAGAGCCTGCCGCTGGCAAGTCTACAGCCTGGGAAGTACCGGGTGAGTATCAAGGTGAACGACGGTGTGTCGAAGCAGCAGTTTGCTGAGAGTGCGCCGTTTACGGTCGAGTAA
- a CDS encoding TonB-dependent receptor, with translation MQRVSRNPVSISAPARTVFILAVLLFAACEAQAKSPRPANVAGATVQGVVRDAEGVAQMGALVQVLSGNATVGKAFTDPNGHYVIALAELLPRRYSVRASATLFIPATRENLQLKTGSRTVVNLTLATLFETTSWLPSDRRRPDEPADDWKWTLRSTANRPILRVLDDGETVLLSAGDGEAEGPRRGQIQARATVEGGSGGFGNSGVRTTLEANRELPAGADLLMQAQLGSAFGEDSRGAATEVATGYQRRSSFGTSRTIVRYASHPELVAGGVAGVQTVDIRSAQLTQMGDMAELEVGGSLRAVHAGSDAFQAAPFVRLTAHPSGTWMVQYRMASARDVQGIADMDAADDDIPVAIVANGKLRLEQGRHHELSVAHKMGRGTVEVTVYHDSLDNAHVAGVGAGLVDAALASPGLDAMPGAMVDTANGSFEALAGGYSGAGASVELDETLMPGLVGALEYTMGKALAANSAAASTFEGSVAAMKARSAESATVALRGKIGSTRVRASYRWQPVRTLTSVNPYGNPRDEGYLSFTVRQPVRWGNHLPQGLDATIDVTNLLAQGYRPFVSADGQTLYFAQAPRTLQAGLSFSF, from the coding sequence GTGCAACGTGTATCACGTAACCCGGTAAGCATCAGCGCACCCGCCCGGACGGTCTTCATACTGGCGGTGTTGCTGTTTGCTGCCTGCGAGGCGCAGGCCAAGTCTCCCCGCCCGGCGAATGTGGCTGGGGCGACGGTGCAGGGCGTGGTGCGGGATGCGGAGGGCGTGGCTCAGATGGGGGCTCTGGTCCAGGTGCTCAGCGGCAACGCCACCGTGGGCAAGGCATTTACCGATCCGAACGGACATTATGTGATTGCGCTTGCGGAGCTTCTGCCCCGGCGCTACAGCGTGCGGGCCAGCGCGACCCTGTTTATCCCCGCGACGCGCGAAAATCTTCAGCTTAAGACAGGAAGTCGCACAGTCGTCAATCTGACGCTGGCGACGCTCTTCGAGACGACCTCCTGGCTGCCGAGCGACCGGCGCAGACCGGATGAACCCGCGGACGACTGGAAGTGGACGCTGCGTTCGACCGCCAACCGTCCCATTCTGCGAGTGCTCGACGATGGCGAGACGGTGCTGCTCTCCGCCGGTGACGGGGAGGCTGAGGGGCCGCGCCGGGGGCAGATTCAGGCACGGGCCACGGTCGAGGGCGGCAGCGGTGGTTTTGGCAATAGCGGTGTACGGACGACGCTTGAGGCCAACCGGGAGCTTCCGGCGGGAGCTGACCTGCTGATGCAGGCGCAGCTAGGCTCGGCCTTTGGCGAGGATAGCCGTGGGGCTGCCACGGAGGTCGCGACCGGATATCAGCGGCGCTCGAGCTTTGGAACTTCGCGGACGATTGTGCGCTATGCCTCGCATCCTGAGTTGGTGGCGGGTGGGGTGGCTGGGGTCCAGACGGTCGATATCCGCAGCGCGCAGTTGACCCAGATGGGCGACATGGCGGAGCTTGAGGTGGGCGGTAGCCTGCGAGCGGTCCATGCCGGGAGCGATGCCTTCCAGGCGGCTCCGTTTGTGCGGCTGACGGCTCATCCGTCAGGCACGTGGATGGTGCAGTACCGGATGGCGTCGGCGCGCGACGTACAAGGGATTGCCGATATGGACGCCGCGGACGACGACATTCCGGTGGCGATCGTCGCGAACGGGAAGCTGCGGCTGGAGCAGGGAAGACATCACGAGCTGTCGGTTGCGCACAAGATGGGGCGCGGCACGGTGGAGGTGACGGTCTACCATGACTCGCTGGATAATGCGCATGTGGCTGGAGTCGGCGCGGGGTTGGTCGATGCGGCGCTTGCTTCGCCCGGGCTGGACGCTATGCCGGGCGCGATGGTGGACACGGCCAATGGGAGCTTCGAGGCGCTGGCCGGTGGGTACAGCGGCGCGGGTGCGAGCGTCGAGCTGGACGAGACGCTGATGCCGGGGCTGGTGGGCGCGCTGGAGTACACGATGGGTAAGGCGCTGGCGGCCAATTCTGCGGCGGCGAGCACGTTTGAGGGTTCGGTGGCGGCGATGAAGGCGCGCTCGGCTGAGTCGGCCACGGTGGCGCTGCGCGGCAAGATCGGATCGACGCGGGTGCGGGCCTCGTACCGCTGGCAGCCGGTGCGGACGCTGACTTCGGTGAATCCTTATGGAAATCCCAGGGATGAGGGGTATCTCAGCTTTACGGTGAGGCAGCCGGTGCGCTGGGGGAACCATCTGCCGCAGGGGCTGGACGCGACGATCGACGTGACCAACCTGCTGGCGCAGGGGTATCGGCCATTTGTGTCGGCGGATGGGCAGACGCTTTACTTCGCCCAGGCTCCGCGGACCTTGCAGGCGGGACTCTCGTTTTCGTTCTAA
- a CDS encoding outer membrane beta-barrel protein has product MRSLLALSLLSIASVNLMAQAQPSHEIALDYTYLHTNAPPGGCGCFSMNGGSGSYAYHLGPQFATVFEVGAVHASKVDASGLDLTLTSFLLGPRFFYRRPQARFVPYAQVLLGAVRATGGLAPANSGGAASSTVFGSTLGGGVEFNLNRKITLRLAQVDYFVTTFPNKADNHQNNLRFTAGAALHFGKR; this is encoded by the coding sequence ATGCGTTCACTCCTTGCCCTGTCGCTCCTGTCGATCGCCTCCGTCAACCTGATGGCGCAGGCTCAGCCATCCCATGAGATCGCGCTGGATTACACCTACCTCCACACCAATGCGCCGCCGGGAGGATGCGGATGTTTTTCCATGAACGGCGGCAGCGGATCGTATGCCTATCATCTGGGACCTCAGTTCGCCACCGTGTTCGAGGTCGGAGCCGTGCATGCCTCGAAGGTAGATGCCAGCGGTCTCGACCTGACGCTGACGTCGTTTCTGCTGGGGCCCCGCTTCTTCTACCGCAGGCCGCAGGCTCGCTTCGTTCCCTACGCTCAGGTGCTGCTCGGAGCGGTCCGGGCAACCGGAGGACTGGCTCCGGCCAACTCGGGCGGAGCCGCTTCGTCAACGGTCTTCGGCTCGACCCTGGGAGGAGGTGTCGAGTTCAACCTAAACCGAAAAATTACCCTCCGACTCGCCCAGGTCGACTACTTCGTCACAACATTTCCCAATAAAGCAGACAACCACCAAAACAACCTTCGATTTACCGCAGGCGCAGCACTCCACTTCGGAAAAAGGTGA